The Vespula pensylvanica isolate Volc-1 chromosome 3, ASM1446617v1, whole genome shotgun sequence nucleotide sequence GGCTAGTGTTTTCATTAACAACAAAAGGTcagatttttttctcatatgcGTACACTTTCATTCTCTgcatagaaaaattaattgtattattactattatatgaGTGTGTATCGTAcgtgtgcatgtatatgtgtacgtataatgGATGTACGTGTACATCAATGAGTACGTCAAGTGCGTTAATCATTTagtaaatgaaacaaaaaaaaaagaagaagaagtatttACATAGTGcgtattttcattcgttattacAATATCAATTATCTTCGGTTAACGAATACGATGTTAATTATAACTGTACTAACTTTTGTATTTACATGTAAAATCAGATATACACAGATGTATGTACAGAAAGAGTGcattaaaattttagaaaatatactaTACGACCACTACTTGCACattgattaaaaaacaatcaagtgacaaaaatattattaaagtctCGTGCATGCTTTTCAAACGATTACGTATACTTGCCTTCGAAGAGCCTTTGGTGTATCATGTGCGATGAAAGCTTTGTCATCGTTAAAAGCTGGTTCGTAGATCTTTACCGATCGTTCGCAACGTGGACCAGTCTTTCCGTACGGGCAGTAACAATCAAAACCAGCCTCCTTCTCCACGCACTTTCCTTCTCCGCAGGCGCCTGTAAAAAGTTCGTGTCGTGTACGTGCTCGCGCGTATTTTGTCCCGTTATGCACGCACTATTTGAATACACACATTCTGCACGTCGCGTTTTCGTTACGTTCTACGAAGTTTATAACGCATAATTTTTACCTGGATAGCAAGATTGTCCGACAAAGTTACAATGTTTCCCATTAAATCCAGCTCTACATAAACACATATAACCGTTCTTTGTAGCTGCCTCCTGGCAAACTCCACCATTATTGCATGGATTTTCGGCGCACGTTTCGCAAGTCGTTATCCCTACGTTACCCGTTTGATCTCCGATTAAATCAATTTCCTTTTCACCAATGACTAGTCTGCTGATACAACCAATGAATCCGATATTCGAAACAGCCTCTTTGATAACAATACTGTGATTTGGAACTCCACCGATATAAAGTGGACCCTTAAGATCTAATCCTTGTCTTCGACCAGCCGATACTCCTCTGTACGGTCCTTGACCATCGACTAGCATCGTTACTTCCTTTCTAACACGttgaattttaatcgtatGCCATTGACCCAAAGTAACCGATTTATCCGCCAATATAACAGCTGATCCAGAACCAAGGTCAAATCTAGCagtttataacaattatacatattacacatatattttcacACGTGCGTAGATATAATAcgtaacgaaaaataatatgtacttGAATTGTGGATATCCTCCTACTAGGGATAGAAGAATGAAATCCCCATTACCGTGATTCGATTCGGCATTGTATAAGATAATGCCGTCATAATTCTCCGGTTTGAAAGATATCTCAATATTGAACTTGAGATATGAATCAGGTAATGGAGGCAAAGCTATGTAACTCTCTGGCGCTTGACTGAAGTTAGGTACGACTCCCGTTACGACGAGCACGGTCGGTACTTCTAAATTTACTTTATCGTTGTTTGCTATACAAATGTATGTTCCTGCATCTTCGGCTTTGACATTTTTCAGTTTCAATGTATTCTGTTAAGAGCGtcgaaagggaaaataaatattcataaatccTATTAAAGTTACGCCGGAATACTTTCGTTGTACCTGGTAAGTTTCTGTGTCCAGAGATAACAATCCACCAAGTTTGTTCCATTGGAATTTAACAGGTGGTTCAAGATCAACGTGACAATCCATTTCAATACTAGATCCGTAAGGTGCCAACTTCGTTTCAATTGCTGGCCCATCGTTATGTCCACCTAGATAAAGATATGAAAAGACGATAACTCGgcatagaaatattttgtagCCGCTATTCATTGTTCCTATCATATTTATACTTACAAAGAATGCAACGGATGgcattgataaaataaacacGTTATATTCGCACACATTAGTTACATATGGACAATTGAATTTACagtaaatgaaatatcataaatcgatgaaaaatgtttgatatttACCATGTACAATGAGATTGAAATCTTCCTCAAAGATGCCTTGCGGAGTCATTACTGTACATTTGTAGGTACCGCTATCGCTGACGGCTACGTTGGACAATCTAAGAATATTTTCGTACGTTTGAGCATTCGCTGGTAAATCCGGATGGTTCGGTCTGGACCATCGATAGTGCGGACTAGGAATACCCGAACACGCGCAACGTATGTCAACCGTATCTCCGATATTTACAGGATCTTGAGATGCCTCGATGGTAAGTGCAGGTGCAACGGCAGCTGAAATTTAACAGTCGCTATTACTCAAGCTGTATAATTTCTCccgtaaatatttacatacagattagtattttcaattttttttcggaGCTTCAACGTTCGTGAAAGAAATTGTACATTTTACCGTTGTAacgtaaatgtaaaatttctttttaaaaggtCAACTTCGTCAATGTTAAAACTTAAACATCTAAAACAAGGCGAGCGATTCTTACGCACaaggaaaaaatttgattCGAGACCGATCGTTTGACAGGATATCTGGCATTTCATCCAATTTAATAATCCTTTCGATAGTATTACactaaagtaaaaataatgtatattacgCATAGTATCGTACATGCAAGTAACATGCGTCAACGGCCGCGGTATTATCTCTAACTAGGTAGGAAGGGTCAAGGGAGGAGTTGGACGAAATTTGGTACGTCGTATGGAAAGTAATCCAACGATGTTGTCTACGTCGGCTCGAAACATAAATGACATATATAAGATGTTTAGGAATGGGGATAATAAAATGTTGACGATCgaatagatcgatcgaataagaaTAGGCAACACAAAGAATagtgctaaaaaaaaaagataagacaaaaatataatctatactACGAGACGTCACACGACACACAAATCTCAAAACAAACCGCGTCGTCTTTGAAGAAATTGGCGATATTGCGGGATGCGGCAGAAGCGTTCGTCAGTACCATCGTTGCATTGAGCATAGCCGTCGCAAAAGTAATCCAAATGAATGCATTGTTGACTGTAGCACTTATACTCCCCGGGTCTGCACTGCGATCGGTACACTGGCATGCAATCCGCAAGCAAATTAACTACTAAATCATATAACGCGAGCTTTGTAAAAATCTAATTTGAAGAAGTCCTTCATTGAAACCATTATTgcaatgatctttttttttatgataaatatttcactACTGATACCATTTCTAATATGACAAGCTGCATGACAGAttttgaaaaacaaacaaaaaaacaaagaaaagtaacCGCGCCTCGTAATATATCGTTACTCGAGTAGTTCtcgtcgaacgaacgaaaaagaattttcattgtttGGCTGAAACGTCACGTTGGAAAATGTTTGAACGATCTCGTATCGACGAATGTCGAGAgattgttagaaaaagaaagaagaaaaaaagaataataaaacaaaggcagcgatgtaataaattaacaatgttattaaaaaagtaattaaaaaagctgaaaagagagaaagaaagaaagaaagaaagagaagagaaaaaaagatccaaGTTTGTAGGAATCAGATTCTttgagagaaatatttaagatcGATCTACGTCAGCGGTATTAGACGATACTTGTTAATGAGATTGAGCATAAATTACGATAATACTTTATAAAGTTTAACTGAAGTGGCaagcatatgtatgtaccaaTGCACTACTTACGTATCACATTCAAATTAATGTAATCACTGGAAACTCCATGGGAGTTACGAATTTGACAAATATATCTTCCACTGTCTTCTGGTTTGACTTGCGTTAATTCTAAATAGTCTTCGCCAATTCGACCGTGTAAAGGCAAAAATTGACCCTCTCTACTCCATTCTATCACGGCGTGTTCCCTGATCTCGCAACGCAAACGTACAGAATTACCTGGATACGTCGTAATGTCTCTTTGGGTGGCGCGAATGCTCGTGTCGTCGTAAGAATGTTCTGAGAAAAGGTAATACGGTGAATAATGGTATCCGAGTGAGATCCATCGGAACGAATTCGATACGCGTTTATCGAGATCGAAAAAGATGACGAACCGTTAACTATGACTTCCGCTACCGCCTCTGCCGTGCCCGCCTCGTTCGTGGCCTTGCAAACGTACTTTCCAGCATCCGAATACGTTATACCGTGGAATTGCAAAACGCCATTATCATTAGATACGGAATACGGAAGTGGCCGTCCTATAGCTTCCCATTGAATGTGAAGAGGCTCGTCGCCGGTCGCGGTGCACGTTATAGAAGGATTTTTACCAGGTCCAACGGTTTGACGGGTTGGATTAAGCTCGATCCTAGGTGGAgctgaaaaaggagaaagaagaaatatcagaTATTCCTCTAACGCGGATAATTTTTCGCTTCCTTTACAATCGCACTTCTCGGAATACCCACATATGATTTCCAGATGAGATTTAGCTTTGAAAATGACCGTGCCGGCAGGATTTAAGCCAAGACAGATGTATTCCCCTGCGGCATTTTTGTCGACCGTCGGAATGCTTAAAACGCCATTATGAACGGTACTGCCCTTCGGTAAGGCACGATGATCGCTCCTCTTCCAATCAAGATAAATCTGATCGCCATCTGGGGCAATCACCTGACAGCGCATTTCCACTTTACCGCTATTGGGAATTCTTAAAAAGTCTTCGGGAATCAATACGCCACCTTGATAAGGATATCTCTAAAATTACAACAACGTACGTCGTGATGATATACGGCTACGATAACTGGGGAAAAATTAgcaagaaaagatgaaaaaaagtgaTAAGCGTACGGGATCCTGAGTCGGCGGACGTCTGTTGTCGTTGTCACAAGTCATATCGCCTCGACAAGGCGTAGAGTCGATATCGTTGTCCTCGATGCGTATTTGGACACGGTCCTCTACTATGCCTACCGAGTTCGATGCTTGACAGGAGTAGGAACCTTCGTCGTCGGAGGACACCGAGAATATTTCGTATACCGCGCTTAACGGCGTCGCAGCTGTTTTGCTGTACGCATCGCTGTAAATGTAAGCAACGATTTCGCAAAAAAGACGActctttgaaagaaagatattcttCTTCGAAGAAGCGTAACTTACTACGTGGCCAATCCATTGACATGTTTACTCCAGGCAACGTTTGGCTGTGGATGGCCTACAGCGCTGCAAGTCAATCGCACCCTGTCTCCAAGTTTCACTTGCAAAATACCCGTCCTTGGCTCGATCGTAATAACAGGTATCGACTGTACTTCGATATGGGCTATCTCGGACGCGGAACCAACTTCGTTCGTGGCCGAGCACACGTAAGAACCACCGTCGTTTATCGTGATATTAGAGAGTCTCAATAATCCGCCAGGAAGTTGTTCGATGTTCGGAGCAAACGATCTGCCGTCTTGACGAGACCAATGGATCTCGGGAAGTGGAAGACCGGCTATGGCGCGACATTGCAAATCGGCAGAACCACCAAGGGTGACGGGCTGGATGTCTTTCGGATATAATTCGAGGACCGGAACTTCACGAGCTGCGAATTTGCGAATAAAAGTgtattcattcgttcgaaagCCGCCGTCTGCCGTGAGACGACGGCAAGGAACGATTtacaaatatgaaatttatgcCTTACGTTCGACCTCGACGATGGCACTAGCTTCGTAGCTGCCTATAGGACTACTGACACGACAAATATATACGCCTCGGTCAGAAACTTGCGCATTAATAATTCTGAGTGTATCTCCGACTTGTTGGACGTTCGAATTCATCGTTTCCGaaaatttattccatttcACTTGCAGACCCGCCTCTCCGCTCGTAACGCAACGTATCTCGGTCGACGTTCCTTGAGATATTATTTGTCTTTCAGGTTTGACTTTAACCGTCGGAGGATCTCTTCGTGGGATTATCGTTATTCTAGCGGTAGAATTCGTTTCCGTTCCTTTGTAACTGACAGCGATGCAGACGTATAAGCCGGAATCGTTGATCGTTGGATTATTGATTGTCAGAATGCCATCGCGCTGGGTCGCGGAGTAAGGTAGAGGCAAGCCGTCCGATCGAGTCCACGTTAGATTAGCACTTTGCGACGGGGTGCAGGTAAGCCTGACGACGTCTCCGATGGAGCCGATCCATTCGGCGGGTGTTATGATCGGAGCCAAGCCGGTAGCCGGAGGCCCTTCCGGATTTTCTGTGGATACGCGCGAATGTAGTCCCGTCTATCTACGTTATGTCTATACCGTTTACGATCATGGATACCTCTAACGTATAGAATCGTTGTTTTTTCCTCCACTCCGACGTTATTCTTAGCGATGCATTTGTATTCGGCTGCGTCGTTTCTCGAGGCAGCCGGGAGCCTCCAAACGCCGTTATGGAAGGAAGACTCCGAGCTGATGCTTCCATGAAGTCGAATCCATTCTACTTGCGGAGGAGGATTACCGTTGGCGTCGCAATGAAATTCTACCGGTTCTCCTTCCTTGACTTCGAGGTAAGGCGGCATGATTACGACTCGAGGTTTTACCGGATTCGCTCCTGAAATCGAATGCAACTGTCAACCTTGTCGTTAACCGTTTTTTACCTGGTATCGAGATATACCTGGTATCTCTAACAAACTTTTGGGAAAAGCTGCGTCCGTAAGAGACATTACCGATTTATTGCGTATATCGATCTACTTGTACTAATGTTATAACGTTAAAAACCTCTCGTTCGTACCTCCAACGGTAAGAGTGACTTTTTTGATTCCAATGTTTATTCCGTCGCTAACTTGACAAACGTATATACCGCTGTCGGACACTTTGACGTCTCTAATGATCAAGACTCCGTGAGAATCGTCTATGCTTCTACCGGATGGTAACTGACCGCCTTCCTTCTCCCAACGAATGTACAAAGAACCCTGTGTGACGTACAAGCGTGCGAGTAAGATTCATCGGGAACGATTCGAAGTAGAAGACTTACGTTGTCGAGCGATCTACCGCTGCAATGGTATCTGACGGTATTTCCAGTGTGCACGATTTGGAATTCTGGTTCTTGCACGAAAACGACGATCCTTGGTGGGGTAATAGTCGGTGTCGGAGGAGGAATCGTTGGAGGATATTCGACTAAAAAAGAATGTCAACGCGAAAATAGTTGCGATCTCGTACACGTAAATATAATCTGCTTGAAAACTCGTCTCTCCACTCTCGTGCATTTTTACACGACCGATCAAAGGAGCGAGACACTCGAACTCTCTCGTAATCCGGTCTACGCAACGGGCTACTTACCAACGTCTTGACAATTTTGTCCTGCGTATCCTGGCAAGCAATTACACTTGACGTGTCCGGACCTATTGATCTCGCAGTTTTCTTCGTTGTTGTTGCACGGACAGGGATTGCAAGAGCCAAGAACGCTAAAAGCTCTGTCACTGGTATCTCTGTAATATCCACGGGCGCAAGTTTCGCAAGACGTTCCGACGTAACCAGCTGGACAACGACACGCTTCGACTTGAGTCGCTCTTCTGTGTCCGGTGAAGTTTTCTACCGCCGTGTCGAGACTAATGTCGCTGATGTAAGTCGCCGTCATTTTTTCACTGTGAGAAGCTCGTACCAGAATAGCTTCGATATTGGAAAGAACCGTCATCATGTCCGTACGAGAAGCACTGCGTGGTCCCGCCGTCGTCAATCGTTTCCACTCCGATTCTCTCAGTGGGACGGAGTAGGTCTGAAACGAAAGTCGAACTGTGTATTCGAAATATCTCTCCCCACCGTCCCCTCCGCCTTCTTTCGTACGAACCAGCGGTATGTCCGGTAAAACGTCTGTTGGATTAGTCCAGAACAACGTGATGCCGTTTCCAACGAGTAAAATGTCTTGATCTTTGTAGCTTTGTGCGCCGGGCTGCGCAGTGATGTGCTGAGTCAAAGTCAAACTGCCGGCGTAGCTTTTTACTTGATTACCGGTGAAAGCGGATGGCAAAGACCAAAACAGTCTGCGACTACGGTTGTCGGGATAGCGATATCCAATTTCGTTCATAGCAACGTTCAAGTCGAAGCCGTCGTCTATAACGTCTTGTCTCGTGctaatttgaaaagaattaaGTAAATGTTTGCGTCAAGTCGTCGCTCTTACCGTAGGTTATACTCGTTATAGGTAGATCGTTGTCGTCGATCGCAAAAGCATTAAACGCGATGAACTTACTCGTCGGTAAGGGTAAATCCATGATGGGAATCGTAAACCCATATCGGAATCTGTTGAACGTAGAGCGAACTTTCGTGACATTGTTTGGTCACGCCGCTGCAGTAACACTCGTTACAACCGTCCGTATTTTCAGCGGACAATCCAAAGGTAGACGGACGACATCTGTTGCATTCCGGTCCCTCGACGTTCCTCTTGCACTCGCAGCGACCGCCGAAACACGAAGCGCTACGAGATCCAGCTTCGTTGCAGGTGCACTGTACGGGATCGGTTCTGCGCGTACAATCGTTGGCGGTACCACGAGTCGCGTCTCCTTCGTATCCGGGTTCGCATCTTTCGCAGTATTCCCCGGTAGTGTGATCGGCACAATTCTTAGAAAGATTAGATCAGAATCGTTGGTACATCAAATTGATGCGAAACGCGATACGACACGATCGATGAACGTCTTTCATTTACCTCGCACAGTCCGCTCTCGGGATCGCACTGACTCGAGTGCCCGTTGCAATTACAAGGCTCGCAAATTCCAAGATACAGGCCTTCCATGGCCCTCGTATATCCAACGTCGCAGTCCTCGCACGAGAGTCCCTTGTATCCGACGGGACAACCGCATTCCTCGACTTCGACCGCCCTTGCCTTTCCAGTGTTATGCTTCTCCGCCGTATCGAGGGAAACCGAGGAGAGCCTGAAAGGAGAAAATCTCTTTCGTAGGGCTTTCGCAAAAGGCAGGgacgaaagaggagagagtTTTCGACTTACGCCGTCTCGTCGGTGTGGGTCGTGTAAGTGGCCTTGATCTTGATAGCTCGTACGTCCGCCAGTGCCATTAAAAGATGTTCCCTGTCGGCGGTGGTTCCGTCGGCACGTTGCCAATATTGCTCGAGCAACGGAACGGTGAACGATTGTTGAGAATTAGGCTCGGGAGATTCTCGCGAGTAATAGAGCAATTTAATGTCGTTGGCCTGTGTCGAAGCAGAGGATCGCGTATTAGCGAGAGCACGTACGTCCAACGAATATATAGATCCAAGGCTAAGAACAAAGGATCGATCCTCGAATCGATCCCTTACTTACGCTGATCAATTCGACGTCGGCGGCGTTGTTTCTCGAACTTTGACCACCGGGCGATGGGACGTATCGGACCGTGTATTTGAGATGACCACCGTACGACGTTATCTGATCGCCGAGGAATATATTCGGCAGTTGCCAATAATAGACGTCGTTGTTACCGCGATTATGAAAGTCGTTGTAGACTATTTCGCGATTGATCGTGTCGAGGCGAATGCCATCCGATATCGGTGGTGCGTCGGGTGTTTTCGACTCGGTCAGCGTGAAACCTCGCAAGGAATTCGTGAACGACACGTGAATCtgaagagaggagaaacgaaagatcgtAGATCGTAGACGAGGATCGCGTCAGGCGATACGTAACGACTTCGTAATTAAACTCGTTCTCATTACCTCGTTTCTGTACCAATTGGACGAGACGCACTTGTTCGTAATACCCATGCAAAAGCAACTTATGCATCCGAATTGATTCCTAAAGCCCAGGTTGAATGTATTTGCCTTGCATTGGTTGCACGTCAGGCCCGTTGCGTATAGCTAAACAGAGTACACGCGAGGACGTTAAACGTCGCGTTACTGCTTCGCCGTACGACCGACCGAGCGCGTCTTCGGCTCGGTCCGTCTTCGTTGAGAATAAAAACGGACGATTTCTCGTGGCAAATTGGACGAAGTACTTACGTTTTTCGTACCGACGAGgatcgagaaaaatcgaacGCATTAAGAATAAATACAGACGATGAATATCGAGGACGGGCGAATGAGCTAAAGAGGAGTCTTCGaaggaaacgatcgaaataaatgcGATACCTTGCAACGACACTTTCCGGTATAGGGGTCGGCGTTCGGAGTGAGGCTACCATCGGGATCGCATTGTTGAACGGGTACGCACATGTCGCCGGGAATGAGAGGATTTCCTTGATAGCCGATGGCACATTGTTCGCATCTACGACCGACGTATCCAGCCGGACAGTCGCACGTAGGCTCGCCGTCCGATCCGAGATGACAGGTCCGAGTGAATCTGAATGATCGGTCACAGAACGTTATCGATATCGTCGCGACGCGGTCGCGGATTCGAGATCGTGAAAAAAGATCGTCTCCTTACTGGTTCGACGGATTGGTCAGAGGACACGGACAAAGCTGGCAAGGTATGTTCCTCGAAGGATCTCCGTAGTAGCCCGGGGCGCAGGGTGGATCGTCTCGGTAACATTGTCCAAGCCACGGTCCGCTCTCGCGCCTGAGGAATCCCGGTGCACAGTTCTCGCACGAAAGCCCGGTGTATCCTTGCGACAATTAATGCAGACGGTTAACGATCGTGCGTTGCGTTCGCTCGAGGGGACGTCGTTTAccgacgtacgtacgtaccggTAGGGCACTGGCACTCCTCCACGAAGGACGCGGATCCCAATCCGGTATTGCGCGCGTCGGCGGTGTCCATTACGATGTCGGTGATGCGTACGTCCAACTGCGGGGAATCTTCGTACTTCGCTCTGAACGAGAGGAAGGAATCGAGCGTAAGAAAGATTCGAGCGGATCGCGAAGGATAAGATCAAAGGATCGAAAGgatcttctcctttcttacGTACTTGATGAGAATATTGTCGACGTTAGCCAGCGTCATCATTATTTCTTCCCTAGATGCGAGCACCTCGCTGTTACCTTGACGCTTGTACCACTCGCCGTAGAAAAATCTAACGGTTTCTTTCGTCTCGTAGTCGGGCGGTATGTGATGGCCTTTGTGAACGAGCACGTACTTGTTGCCGGTAAGAATGACCGAGGGCGCGTCGTTCGGCGCACCGTTGCCGTTGTAATGGATCGTATAAGTCAAATAACCGCCGTAAGACTTCAATTGGCTGCCGTGATAGTTCTCGGACAGGGCGTAATACGGTATCCTGTGCGTACTCATCTCGTTGCTGAAGGATTCGAGCAATTGAATGCCATCGCGGCCGATCGGTCGAACCTCGGATATTTGATCCTTGATGTCGCCGAACAAACGTATCTCCGATTCCGTTTGTACCGATACGATTTTGTGACTTTCGAACGGCGGCGGGATCTGATAAGTGAACAGA carries:
- the LOC122627787 gene encoding basement membrane-specific heparan sulfate proteoglycan core protein isoform X35 yields the protein MERPARNVLAVILLLALTSSNLAQEARLSHGTRNRACTSNQFKCRNGECIDGSKHCDGVLDCRDRSDEYGCPCREYQFECSAGYCVDLSRRCDGYIDCFGGKDEENCIGTTRCREGEFECASGTCVSKMARCNGRNDCDDRSDEYNCTVTTCSSDQFRCIDGICLSIDKRCNGVADCRNGEDENQCGCGDADFRCTDGRCIGYELQCNGVNECSDGSDERDCGLAPCPSMDFTCGDGSCIPKSSVCDGFDDCPRAEDELNCDQECTPTQFKCLTGNKCIEGIYRCDGHPDCPDRSDEDCANETITHTSPPTNRTWPGWANEKTRECDPNREMRCDDGKCVLLKRKCDNIFDCLDGSDERGCGICTPAEWKCASGECLPENERCDGLRNCVDGSDESGCVTECPPGNFRCNDGLCLDSKKRCDGRSHCLDGSDEINCQCPVGNRACDNGVCIDERFFCDKSYDCLDHSDERDCDDEATSEKGYPKEEECRADEFACNDGTCIPRALVCDGQSDCPQSTDEFDCYPHGCGQDQFQCRTGDCIRNDQRCDGRIDCEDGSDEPSECDATTLEPEGPGARPMPGRCPAGQFQCVLDKACVPHSSVCNGVPECRDASDENNCDYTIEEECSLDEWRCENGGCIYLHQRCNQLVDCTFDESDELGCNYTLGRENNGTCEPHEWRCNNGQCIPLSRRCDKRVDCLTDTSDEFDCSYDPRPTGGSTELNLKTYPSEQVIKENPAKQGREVVFQCRDEGPLRARVHWLRDNDLPLPPASRDLNGRLEIPNIQLDHAGTYICEAVGYPPSTPGSRLSVNLTVEKFEEPATRPPQVCQYDQATCSNGDCIPKSYVCDGKFDCTDGSDEMRCSPHGCEPNEFRCNNKQCVSKLWRCDGERDCADNSDEEDCAPAPPGSPCRYHEFACASYNQCIPKIYHCDRERDCLDGSDELGCSPVYIVKPPPPMVVLEPGDLMVLTCTAIGVPIPEINWRLNWGHIHSKCSTTSVNGTGTLTCPDIQPEDSGAYSCEALNVVGFVIAQPDAILVVKGPKGICPKGTFNAEARSVDECISCFCFGVATECRSANLFTYQIPPPFESHKIVSVQTESEIRLFGDIKDQISEVRPIGRDGIQLLESFSNEMSTHRIPYYALSENYHGSQLKSYGGYLTYTIHYNGNGAPNDAPSVILTGNKYVLVHKGHHIPPDYETKETVRFFYGEWYKRQGNSEVLASREEIMMTLANVDNILIKAKYEDSPQLDVRITDIVMDTADARNTGLGSASFVEECQCPTGYTGLSCENCAPGFLRRESGPWLGQCYRDDPPCAPGYYGDPSRNIPCQLCPCPLTNPSNQFTRTCHLGSDGEPTCDCPAGYVGRRCEQCAIGYQGNPLIPGDMCVPVQQCDPDGSLTPNADPYTGKCRCKLYATGLTCNQCKANTFNLGFRNQFGCISCFCMGITNKCVSSNWYRNEIHVSFTNSLRGFTLTESKTPDAPPISDGIRLDTINREIVYNDFHNRGNNDVYYWQLPNIFLGDQITSYGGHLKYTVRYVPSPGGQSSRNNAADVELISANDIKLLYYSRESPEPNSQQSFTVPLLEQYWQRADGTTADREHLLMALADVRAIKIKATYTTHTDETALSSVSLDTAEKHNTGKARAVEVEECGCPVGYKGLSCEDCDVGYTRAMEGLYLGICEPCNCNGHSSQCDPESGLCENCADHTTGEYCERCEPGYEGDATRGTANDCTRRTDPVQCTCNEAGSRSASCFGGRCECKRNVEGPECNRCRPSTFGLSAENTDGCNECYCSGVTKQCHESSLYVQQIPIWVYDSHHGFTLTDDTRQDVIDDGFDLNVAMNEIGYRYPDNRSRRLFWSLPSAFTGNQVKSYAGSLTLTQHITAQPGAQSYKDQDILLVGNGITLFWTNPTDVLPDIPLTYSVPLRESEWKRLTTAGPRSASRTDMMTVLSNIEAILVRASHSEKMTATYISDISLDTAVENFTGHRRATQVEACRCPAGYVGTSCETCARGYYRDTSDRAFSVLGSCNPCPCNNNEENCEINRSGHVKCNCLPGYAGQNCQDVVEYPPTIPPPTPTITPPRIVVFVQEPEFQIVHTGNTVRYHCSGRSLDNGSLYIRWEKEGGQLPSGRSIDDSHGVLIIRDVKVSDSGIYVCQVSDGINIGIKKVTLTVGAFPKSLLEIPGANPVKPRVVIMPPYLEVKEGEPVEFHCDANGNPPPQVEWIRLHGSISSESSFHNGVWRLPAASRNDAAEYKCIAKNNVGVEEKTTILYVRENPEGPPATGLAPIITPAEWIGSIGDVVRLTCTPSQSANLTWTRSDGLPLPYSATQRDGILTINNPTINDSGLYVCIAVSYKGTETNSTARITIIPRRDPPTVKVKPERQIISQGTSTEIRCVTSGEAGLQVKWNKFSETMNSNVQQVGDTLRIINAQVSDRGVYICRVSSPIGSYEASAIVEVEPREVPVLELYPKDIQPVTLGGSADLQCRAIAGLPLPEIHWSRQDGRSFAPNIEQLPGGLLRLSNITINDGGSYVCSATNEVGSASEIAHIEVQSIPVITIEPRTGILQVKLGDRVRLTCSAVGHPQPNVAWSKHVNGLATYDAYSKTAATPLSAVYEIFSVSSDDEGSYSCQASNSVGIVEDRVQIRIEDNDIDSTPCRGDMTCDNDNRRPPTQDPRYPYQGGVLIPEDFLRIPNSGKVEMRCQVIAPDGDQIYLDWKRSDHRALPKGSTVHNGVLSIPTVDKNAAGEYICLGLNPAGTVIFKAKSHLEIISPPRIELNPTRQTVGPGKNPSITCTATGDEPLHIQWEAIGRPLPYSVSNDNGVLQFHGITYSDAGKYVCKATNEAGTAEAVAEVIVNEHSYDDTSIRATQRDITTYPGNSVRLRCEIREHAVIEWSREGQFLPLHGRIGEDYLELTQVKPEDSGRYICQIRNSHGVSSDYINLNVILVNLLADCMPVYRSQCRPGEYKCYSQQCIHLDYFCDGYAQCNDGTDERFCRIPQYRQFLQRRRAAVAPALTIEASQDPVNIGDTVDIRCACSGIPSPHYRWSRPNHPDLPANAQTYENILRLSNVAVSDSGTYKCTVMTPQGIFEEDFNLIVHGGHNDGPAIETKLAPYGSSIEMDCHVDLEPPVKFQWNKLGGLLSLDTETYQNTLKLKNVKAEDAGTYICIANNDKVNLEVPTVLVVTGVVPNFSQAPESYIALPPLPDSYLKFNIEISFKPENYDGIILYNAESNHGNGDFILLSLVGGYPQFKFDLGSGSAVILADKSVTLGQWHTIKIQRVRKEVTMLVDGQGPYRGVSAGRRQGLDLKGPLYIGGVPNHSIVIKEAVSNIGFIGCISRLVIGEKEIDLIGDQTGNVGITTCETCAENPCNNGGVCQEAATKNGYMCLCRAGFNGKHCNFVGQSCYPGACGEGKCVEKEAGFDCYCPYGKTGPRCERSVKIYEPAFNDDKAFIAHDTPKALRRLKIAMNFNPTDEGDGILIYCSQSEEGLGDFAALIIKNKHVEFRYDIGSGMATLRSNYIVQPGTWTYVTINRDFKEAKLSVNGEPFIEARSPGGARTMTLNTPLYIGGVDRRKITLNKNLNVDRNFHGCISELEVASVSLEILKSATDMANIEDCSMLHPNQTIPRTTLITPPPTNPPTTLYDPCASSPCIHGFCQSLDSREYSCTCEYGYAGRNCENVLKQCEVYAPCRNGGTCTDLHGSYKCDCRLGFNGQTCEKLADITYDIAFKGDGWLELERSVMTHEEEREVLGFEISTNKTNGLIMWHGQTPNDLNPDDYISLAVVDGYVEYQYNLGSGPAVIRVTAQRVDDGERHRIILKRQGSDGSIELNGEHTESGLSDGLQQILNTRGSVYLGGVPDYAMTYGRYHEGFSGCIYTLEVQDSGAIDIGEKAIRGKNVSPCTRVRWIPSSLVFTDADADIFDAFVPPPPVNIIHPKPAANVATCNIKSYLLLIVLQHLIALKIESRNLIVVCTLFYIGAINTS